The stretch of DNA GAACTCCCAAAGAGGCGAGTATGAGCCTGCGGTATCCTCCTCGCAAACCTTACAGTGGTCTATACTTTGAAGTGACTAAGCACGTTAAGAGTGGGATGCACCAAGAATGGCAAAAATATGTAATTGGACTTTGAAACCCCTGAGCACGCAAGCGCGGGGGTTTTGTATAACTAGGGGCTAGGGGCTAGGGGCTAGGGGCTAGGGAAGAAGGGGCTACGATGCTTCGATACTCAGGGCTAGGGAAAGAAGGGGAAAGGGAAGAAGAAGGAGTTAGTAATGCCAATAGTTTTTTTGAATGCTAAGAAATGACCGCTGCCTGCGGCTGGCTTCGCCTACGTACTTTTACTAATTTAGTAAGTTATGTCTAGTAACGATGATGCTAGTTCTGGGGATGGTACTAGCGAAATTGTACCGGAGTTAAAGCGCGTCCGTTCTACGGATGGCGTTAATGAAGGAAACCGTTTGCGCGATCGATCTGTTAGCGAATCCTACACTCAAAAAGTGGAGGAATTACGGGAGACATTGGAAAGACACAGAGGCGATCGCCAGTTGGCGATTTTGCAAGATTTCCCCGATCCCGATGCACTTTCCTGTGCTTGGACTTATAAGTTAATCGCTCGTCAGTTTGATATTGACTGCGATATCGTTTATGCAGGAGCCCTCAGTCACCAAGAAAATATTGCCCTAGTTAAACTCACGGGGTTGCCATTGCAGCGCTGGCCGTTAGAGATGGCAAAAACTAAAGATTTATCTGTTTATCAGGGCTGTGTTTTTATCGATAATCAAGGTACTACCAGTCAGCTAACTTCGCTGATTATTGCTGCTGGTATCCCCGTAACTGCGGCGATCGATCACCACAGTTTACAGGGAGAATTAAATTCAGAGTTTACCGATTTCCGCCCCCAAACCCGCGCTACAGCTACCATTTTTACTCAGTATTTGCAAGCTGGATTGCTAAAATTGGACGGCAATATTACCCAACACGCTAAGTGCGCGACGGCGCTGATGCACGGTTTGCGATCGGATACAAATGCACTACGACAAGCTGAGGAGTCTGATTTTTTAGCCGCAGCTTATTTAAGTCGCTTTTATGACCCACAATTATTAAATGCTGTGTTACAATCTTCTCGCTCGAAGCGGGTGATGGATGTGATTGAGCGATCGCTTAAAAATCGGATCGTACAAAATAATTTTTCTATTGCGGGAGTCGGTTATCTGCGCTACGACGATCGCGATGCTATTCCCCAGGCGGCTGATTTTCTGGTGACTGAGGAAAACGTTCACACCGCAGTTGTCTATGGAATTGTTCACGATGAAGATGAGGCAATTGAGTTAGTAATTGGGTCGCTACGAACTGGTAAAATTACTTTAGATCCTGATGAATTTCTGAAAGAAGCTTTTGGTCAGGATGCTGAAGGTCGCTTTTTTGGTGGAGGAAGAAGTCAAGCTGGCGGCTTTGAAATTTCTACGGGATTTCTCGCTGGTGGTAATGAGAATAGCGATTATGCTAGGTTGAAATGGGAAGTTTTTGACGATCAAATTAAGCAAAAGTTACTGAAGTTAGTTAGTCCGAAAGATCACTTGATGCACGGTGATTAAATGAGAAAAGATAGATCGGCGGTTGAAACCGCTACTATAAAAACAAAGTCCGCCTGCGCGGACTAAGAAATAATACCAAATCCGACTTAAATATCCCCTTTATTCTTTAGTCCCTCTTAGCTCGGACTTCATTTGTGTAGTAGCGATTTCAATCGCCAAACGATCGAGGGGATATCAAACCGGATTTATAGCAACCGCCAAGGCGGTTTAAGAGGGGCTAGGGGCTACGATGCTCAGGGCTAGGGAAGACGAAAGAAGGGTTTAGAATCAGGGTTTTAAATTTAGAATGTCTTAACTGCCTTGGCAACTGCTATAGTATAAAGGGAATATTTAAGTCGGGGTTTAATCAGGTGCAAGTTCACATTACATTAGTATTAGAAAGCGCGATCGCATAGGTACGGATCAGCTCAAGCATATAATAACGCCCCTCCTGCTGTTTCAGTAACGAGAGTTGCTGAAGTTTCGCTAAACCGTCGGCTACGATAGCAGAGTCAGTAATACCCGCAGCAATAGCGATCGCTTCCCTCGTCGCCGGTCGATCGAATCTCGCAGCGGCCATGAGCAACTTCAGCGATGGTTGTCCGGCTAAAGATTTAA from Kamptonema formosum PCC 6407 encodes:
- a CDS encoding DHH family phosphoesterase, coding for MSSNDDASSGDGTSEIVPELKRVRSTDGVNEGNRLRDRSVSESYTQKVEELRETLERHRGDRQLAILQDFPDPDALSCAWTYKLIARQFDIDCDIVYAGALSHQENIALVKLTGLPLQRWPLEMAKTKDLSVYQGCVFIDNQGTTSQLTSLIIAAGIPVTAAIDHHSLQGELNSEFTDFRPQTRATATIFTQYLQAGLLKLDGNITQHAKCATALMHGLRSDTNALRQAEESDFLAAAYLSRFYDPQLLNAVLQSSRSKRVMDVIERSLKNRIVQNNFSIAGVGYLRYDDRDAIPQAADFLVTEENVHTAVVYGIVHDEDEAIELVIGSLRTGKITLDPDEFLKEAFGQDAEGRFFGGGRSQAGGFEISTGFLAGGNENSDYARLKWEVFDDQIKQKLLKLVSPKDHLMHGD